TCAGGAACGCACCATGGCCGACAAGATCGATCGGCAGATGGTGTCGCGGGGCGCGGCGCGCTCGGTGACGGGGCTGGCGTCGATGCTGGCGCATGAAATCAAGAACCCGCTATCGGGTATCCGAGGCGCAGCGCAACTGCTCGAGCAGACCGTGAGCAGCGACGAAATTCCGCTGGCGCGCCTGATCCGCGAAGAGACCGACCGGATCGTGCATCTGATTGATCGGGTGGAAGTGTTTGGCGACGAGCGACCGATGGAGCGCGAGCCGATCAATATCCACGTCATTCTGGATCGGGTGAAGCTGCTGGCGCGCAATGGCGTGGCGCGCGGAATTTCGTTCTCCGAAGAGTATGATCCATCGTTGCCACCGGTGTTCGGCAATCGTGATCAACTGATCCAGGTCTTCCTCAATCTGGTGAAGAATGCCTCGGAATCCCTTGATCGTACACAGAATCCCGAGATCAAGTTCTCTACTGCATTTCGTCCGGGCATCCGTATCAGCGTGATGGGCGTGTCGGAACGCATTTCACTGCCGCTCGAGATTGTCATCGAAGACAATGGGCCGGGCGTGCCAGCTGACATCCTGCCGTTCCTGTTTGATCCATTCGTGACGACCAAGCAGAACGGGTCGGGGCTTGGGCTGGCGCTGGTGGCCAAGATCGTCGGTGACCATGGCGGCGTGATCGATTGCGACAGCCGGCCGGGTCGGACCAAGTTTCGTATTCTGCTTCCCGTTGCGAGCGGGGCCTTTCAAGTTCCAGAAGAAGAGGGAATGGCACCATGAGCCATGTCGTCCTGCTCGCCGATGACGATGCCGCCATCCGCATGGTGCTCAACCAGGCGCTGACACGTGCCGGCTATGAGGTGCGCCCCACGGGCAATATCTCGACCATGTGGAACTGGGTCAGCCGTGGTGAAGGTGACATTCTGATCACCGACGTGGCGATGCCCGATGGCAACGCCTTTGAGGTGATGCCCAAGATCAAGAAGCTGCGCCCCGATCTGCCGATGATCGTGATGAGCGCGCAGAACACCTTCATGACCGCCATTCGGGCGTCTGAGGTGGGGGCCTATGAATATCTGCCAAAGCCATTCGACATTACCGAAGTGCTTTCGGTGGTGGCGCGGGCGCTGGCCGATGCGAAGAAGCCGACCAAGGCCGAACGTCATGCCGATGAAGCCGGTGAAACCATGCCGCTGGTGGGTCGCTCCACCGCGATGCAGGATATCTATCGTGCGCTGGCGCGGCTGATGCAGACCGATCTGACGGTGATGATCACCGGCGAGAGCGGTACGGGCAAGGAACTGGTGGCGCGGGCGCTGCATGATTTCGGCAAGCGCCGGAACGGGCCGTTTGTGGCCATCAATATGGCAGCCATTCCGCGTGACCTGATCGAAGCCGAACTGTTCGGGCATGAGAAGGGTGCCTTTACCGGTGCCAATACGCGCTCTTCGGGGCGTTTTGAGCAGGCGGAGGGGGGCACGCTGTTCCTTGACGAAATCGGCGACATGCCGATGGATGCCCAGACCCGTCTGCTGCGCGTGCTGCAGGAAGGCGAATACACGATGGTCGGCGGGCGCAGCTCAATCAAGACGAATGTGCGCATCGTGGCAGCGACCCATCGTGACCTGAGCCAGATGATCCGCCAGGGTCTGTTCCGCGAAGATCTGTACTATCGCCTCAATGTAGTGCCGATCCGGTTGCCACCGCTGCGCGAACGCATTGACGATGTCGGTGATCTGGCGCTGCACTTCCTCAAGGTTGCACAGCGCGAGGGCGAGCCGGTGAAGTCGATTTCGCCCGAGGCCATCAAGCTGATGCAGAACTATTCCTGGCCGGGCAATGTGCGCGAGTTGGAGAATCTGGTTCGGCGGCTCTCGGCGCTGTACGCCGACGAAAGCATTTCGGCCGAGATCGTGCAGAACGAACTCAATATTGCCGATCGTCCGACGGCCACAGGGCCCTCGGGACCAGTGGATGTGTCGATGGCCGTGGAAACCCATGTGGGTGATGTGCTGCGCGAATATGAGCCCAATCTGCCGCCGCCCGGCCTCTATCAGCGGGTGATTGACCGGGTCGAGGCGCCATTGATCGCCATGGCGCTCAATGCCTGTGGGGGCAACCAGATCAAGGCGGCGGACCTGCTCGGGCTCAACCGCAATACGCTGCGCAAGAAGATCCGCACGCACAGCATCGAGATCGTCAAGCACAGCCGCCGCAATTAGCGCGGGTGGCCCGGCGCTGGCGACAGTGCCGGACCCGTTGTGATCAAGACCGGATGAAGGCCAGCATGTCAGGGTTGATGATATCGGCATGGACGGTCATCAGTCCGTGTGGATAGCCCGGATAGACCTTGAGTTCGGCACCGCTGACCAGCTTTGCTGACAGGTGTGCCGAGTTGCCGATCGGCACGATCTGGTCGTCATCACCATGCACAATCAGTGTCGGGACGCTGATAACCTTGAGATCATCTGTAAAGTCGGTTTCGGAGAAGGCCTTGATGCCGTCATAGTGCGCCTTGGCGCCGCCCATCATGCCCTGTCGCCACCAATTGCGGGCCAAGGCTGTATCCACAACCGCATCAGGCCGGTTGAAGCCATAGAACGGGCCGCTGGCCAGATTGTCGTAGAACTTGCTGCGATTGGCGGCCAGTTGCGCCCGCAGGCCGTCAAAGACTTCCATGGGCAGGCCGTCGGGATAGGAGTCGGTCTTGACCATGATGGGTGGGACAGCGGCGAGCATGATAAGCTTGGCAACGCGCCCATTGCCGCGTCTGGCCACATAGGCTGCAGCTTCACCGCCTCCGGTCGAGTGACCGATATGGACGGCGTTGCGCAGGTCCAGTTTTTCGGTCAGTGCGGCAATATCGGCCACATAGTGCGCCATGTCGTGGCCGTCCGATACTTGTGTAGACCGCCCATGGCCGCGACGGTCATGGGCAATGACCCGATATCCCTGGCTGTGAAAATACAGCATCTGGGTATCCCAGTCGTCGGACGAGAGCGGCCAGCCATGGTGGAATACGATAGGCTGGGCATCGCGCGGACCCCAATCCTTGTAGAAAAGTTCGACGCCGTCTGGAGTGGTTATGAAGCTATTGGTCATTGCAAAAGGCTCCTTGAAAACGGCACAACGCCGTTGATGCAGGGCCCGTCAGTGACGGAAGCAAGATACGCGGGATCAAGGGATTGGGGCCGGGCGTGGTACCAAAGACAGAACAGACCCAGAGGCCAGCAAAACTCAAGTCACGTGCGGCTTGCTCACCCCGTCATGCTGTTTCAAATCAAACGCCTGACGGGCCATGGCGAGGTATTGTGTAGCAGCTTTGGGGCGACGGAATTGTGGCAGTTTTAGCGGGGCTGATCTGCCCAAGGTGAGTGGCTCGATGGTGGTGGACCGGTCGCTGCGCATTCGTTCAATCAGAGTGGCCTGTGGTCAGTGTCACATTTTGGCAACATTTATCTTGAAGGGTCCGCCGAATTGCGTCAGGCTCGCGGCTTGCGGCGGATATGGAGTGCCACCCGGCATTAATGAGTGACATAGCCACGATCGAGGACGAGCCAGAGCGCATCTCACACGATGCCGGCAAGAGTGCGCGCGCGCCATTGTTCAACATGCGGAACAATCGGCCCCTTCGCGTGCTGGGCTTTGTCGTGGTCGTTGCATCGGTGCTGATGTCCTCGATCTCGTTCCTGATCCTGTCGGGCACCACCAATATCGAGCCATCGACCACAGTGTGGACGGTAATCTGGATTGTCACCGGCGTGCTGGTGCTGCTGGTGATCGCACTGGTGGTCACCGAAGCGG
The DNA window shown above is from Devosia litorisediminis and carries:
- a CDS encoding two-component system sensor histidine kinase NtrB is translated as MSSEQAKQAAASVPSAAVIQALPQPIIVCDDNRQIVFVNYAAEAFFGASLSVLTRQRLDDLIAFGSPIISLVETVALRRAPMTEYRVRVGSSRFGDERIADVFASPLSDSDGRVALLIQERTMADKIDRQMVSRGAARSVTGLASMLAHEIKNPLSGIRGAAQLLEQTVSSDEIPLARLIREETDRIVHLIDRVEVFGDERPMEREPINIHVILDRVKLLARNGVARGISFSEEYDPSLPPVFGNRDQLIQVFLNLVKNASESLDRTQNPEIKFSTAFRPGIRISVMGVSERISLPLEIVIEDNGPGVPADILPFLFDPFVTTKQNGSGLGLALVAKIVGDHGGVIDCDSRPGRTKFRILLPVASGAFQVPEEEGMAP
- a CDS encoding alpha/beta fold hydrolase translates to MTNSFITTPDGVELFYKDWGPRDAQPIVFHHGWPLSSDDWDTQMLYFHSQGYRVIAHDRRGHGRSTQVSDGHDMAHYVADIAALTEKLDLRNAVHIGHSTGGGEAAAYVARRGNGRVAKLIMLAAVPPIMVKTDSYPDGLPMEVFDGLRAQLAANRSKFYDNLASGPFYGFNRPDAVVDTALARNWWRQGMMGGAKAHYDGIKAFSETDFTDDLKVISVPTLIVHGDDDQIVPIGNSAHLSAKLVSGAELKVYPGYPHGLMTVHADIINPDMLAFIRS
- the ntrC gene encoding nitrogen regulation protein NR(I), whose translation is MSHVVLLADDDAAIRMVLNQALTRAGYEVRPTGNISTMWNWVSRGEGDILITDVAMPDGNAFEVMPKIKKLRPDLPMIVMSAQNTFMTAIRASEVGAYEYLPKPFDITEVLSVVARALADAKKPTKAERHADEAGETMPLVGRSTAMQDIYRALARLMQTDLTVMITGESGTGKELVARALHDFGKRRNGPFVAINMAAIPRDLIEAELFGHEKGAFTGANTRSSGRFEQAEGGTLFLDEIGDMPMDAQTRLLRVLQEGEYTMVGGRSSIKTNVRIVAATHRDLSQMIRQGLFREDLYYRLNVVPIRLPPLRERIDDVGDLALHFLKVAQREGEPVKSISPEAIKLMQNYSWPGNVRELENLVRRLSALYADESISAEIVQNELNIADRPTATGPSGPVDVSMAVETHVGDVLREYEPNLPPPGLYQRVIDRVEAPLIAMALNACGGNQIKAADLLGLNRNTLRKKIRTHSIEIVKHSRRN